From Candidatus Woesearchaeota archaeon, one genomic window encodes:
- a CDS encoding NFACT RNA binding domain-containing protein: MQLILNIKKSLEQNAGHYFEKAKKARKKIKGAEEAIAIAKAKLEKLKKEAEKEEKEKTVIERKKEWYEKFRWFVSSEDFLCIGGRDATTNDIIVKKHLDKDDLVFHTEMPGSPFVIVKADGREIGEKTKKEAAQFTAANSRAWNTNLVSVEAYCVNSDQVSLETPSGEYMGKGSFMIYGKKNFVSSLLKISIGIMKEGRIMAAPEEAVKKHCIAYVNIKQGSVKKSDCAKKVKKILEDKSKIRINLDDVMAAMPPGDCEVKQ; encoded by the coding sequence ATGCAATTGATATTGAACATTAAAAAGTCATTAGAGCAGAATGCAGGGCATTACTTTGAAAAAGCAAAAAAAGCAAGAAAGAAAATAAAAGGGGCAGAAGAGGCCATAGCAATTGCAAAGGCAAAACTGGAGAAATTAAAAAAAGAAGCTGAGAAAGAGGAAAAGGAAAAAACAGTTATTGAACGTAAAAAAGAATGGTATGAAAAGTTCAGGTGGTTTGTAAGCTCTGAGGATTTTCTTTGTATAGGCGGCAGGGATGCTACTACGAACGACATCATTGTAAAGAAGCATTTGGATAAAGATGATTTGGTGTTTCACACAGAGATGCCGGGCTCTCCTTTTGTTATTGTAAAAGCAGATGGCAGAGAGATTGGAGAAAAGACAAAAAAAGAGGCAGCGCAGTTTACAGCTGCCAATTCCAGGGCATGGAATACAAACCTTGTTTCTGTTGAAGCGTATTGTGTCAATTCGGATCAGGTCTCTTTGGAAACGCCCAGCGGCGAGTATATGGGAAAGGGCTCCTTCATGATATACGGCAAAAAGAACTTTGTAAGCTCTTTGCTGAAAATATCAATTGGAATAATGAAAGAAGGCAGAATAATGGCTGCTCCTGAAGAGGCTGTCAAAAAGCACTGCATTGCTTATGTAAATATAAAACAGGGCAGCGTTAAAAAAAGCGACTGTGCGAAGAAAGTAAAGAAGATCCTTGAGGACAAATCGAAGATCAGGATAAACCTTGATGATGTTATGGCTGCAATGCCGCCCGGTGACTGCGAGGTTAAGCAATAA
- a CDS encoding PCYCGC motif-containing (lipo)protein has product MNAKTKLIAGLALIVLVIFSLAIILNASKSKMPMLANENMLPEFVMNNYQNKLAYSIALDRQEDFEYIACYCGCGMHEMQHRGKTIPIMHSLKECFINEDGSWQDHAAIDCPACVAIALKADELLKQGLSLKETREYIDTEYVDQRYIEMGTKTPLPP; this is encoded by the coding sequence ATGAATGCAAAAACAAAACTGATTGCCGGATTGGCATTGATTGTATTGGTGATCTTTTCATTGGCGATTATATTAAACGCATCAAAAAGCAAAATGCCGATGCTTGCAAATGAAAATATGCTGCCGGAGTTTGTGATGAACAACTATCAGAACAAGCTGGCTTACAGCATTGCGCTTGACAGGCAGGAAGATTTTGAATATATTGCATGCTACTGCGGCTGCGGAATGCATGAAATGCAGCACAGGGGAAAAACAATCCCAATAATGCACAGCCTCAAGGAATGCTTCATAAATGAAGACGGGAGCTGGCAGGATCATGCTGCAATTGACTGTCCTGCATGTGTTGCCATAGCATTAAAAGCAGACGAGCTGCTCAAGCAGGGTTTATCATTAAAGGAAACCAGGGAATATATAGATACCGAATATGTTGATCAAAGATATATTGAAATGGGGACAAAGACACCCCTGCCGCCGTAA
- a CDS encoding class I SAM-dependent methyltransferase: MEKNGWDRIYKENSLKKIPWHTEQPEKNLVKLVEQGKIKPGEVLDMCSGAGTNSIYLASKGFKVTGVDVSPTAVKIAKERCLRKGVACNYLMGKVLKFKTNKKFDFIFDRGCFHHIPDKDKPKYVKRLINVLKGNGRVYIQCFSDKNHFDKSISKEDILRYFSGPFKIAHIKESIHTEPGGGKIYMHNVFMKKKKNLDFNRSQK, encoded by the coding sequence ATGGAAAAAAATGGGTGGGACAGAATATATAAAGAAAACAGCCTGAAAAAAATTCCCTGGCATACTGAACAGCCTGAAAAAAATCTTGTGAAGCTTGTTGAGCAGGGGAAAATCAAGCCAGGAGAAGTTCTTGACATGTGCTCGGGAGCAGGGACAAACTCTATTTATCTGGCTTCAAAGGGGTTTAAGGTTACAGGAGTTGACGTATCCCCTACAGCAGTAAAGATAGCAAAAGAAAGGTGCCTGAGAAAAGGCGTGGCTTGCAATTATCTTATGGGCAAGGTATTGAAATTCAAGACAAACAAAAAATTTGACTTTATTTTTGACAGAGGATGCTTTCACCATATTCCGGATAAAGACAAGCCAAAATATGTTAAAAGGCTTATTAATGTATTGAAGGGCAATGGCAGGGTTTACATCCAGTGCTTCAGCGATAAAAATCATTTTGACAAAAGCATTTCAAAGGAGGACATTTTAAGGTATTTTTCAGGCCCTTTTAAAATAGCCCATATTAAAGAATCCATTCACACAGAGCCCGGCGGGGGAAAAATATACATGCACAATGTTTTTATGAAGAAAAAGAAAAACTTGGATTTTAATCGATCTCAAAAATAA
- a CDS encoding methyltransferase domain-containing protein, translated as MFYNGIISALYDFEIRLFLLFLGGEKRLREAAANAVDIGHAKNTLDVFCGTGTLTSLIAEKTKGNVFGVDLSENMIRRARKKTSSKNTKYIVADAKNIPFEDNYFDIAFESLGLHELKFKDRNKAIAEIYRTLKKGGTAVFVEYVKPKKQTVIFLILKCIETIIDREAIDDFFSRDFQSHLEYHKFKVINKIPVLKGYANIFVAKKSYSK; from the coding sequence ATGTTTTATAATGGCATAATAAGTGCGCTTTATGATTTTGAAATCAGGCTCTTTTTGCTTTTTTTAGGAGGCGAGAAAAGGCTAAGGGAAGCTGCAGCAAATGCTGTTGATATCGGGCATGCAAAAAACACATTAGATGTTTTTTGCGGCACAGGAACATTGACAAGCCTGATTGCAGAAAAAACCAAAGGCAATGTTTTTGGGGTGGATCTGTCAGAAAATATGATAAGAAGAGCCAGGAAAAAAACAAGCTCCAAAAACACAAAATACATTGTTGCCGATGCAAAAAATATCCCCTTTGAAGACAATTACTTTGATATTGCATTCGAATCCCTGGGCCTGCACGAATTAAAATTCAAAGACAGAAATAAGGCAATAGCAGAGATTTACAGGACATTGAAAAAAGGAGGCACAGCGGTTTTTGTTGAATATGTGAAGCCAAAAAAACAAACAGTCATATTTTTAATATTGAAGTGCATTGAAACAATAATTGACAGGGAAGCCATTGACGACTTTTTCAGCAGGGATTTTCAAAGTCATTTGGAATACCATAAGTTTAAAGTTATCAATAAAATTCCTGTGCTGAAAGGTTATGCCAACATATTTGTGGCTAAAAAATCATATAGCAAATGA
- the tsaA gene encoding tRNA (N6-threonylcarbamoyladenosine(37)-N6)-methyltransferase TrmO, producing MKDIILKPIGIVKNNIKELRFGNFADEVSEIAIDKKFTGALKGVEEYSHIIVVYWMDKVKSHVIEHQPQGNPNVPIVGIFACRCPARPNPIAITTVKLVEVDHKNNKIKVKGLDILDGTPVIDIKPYWPQYDEVKGAKIPPWVYKLKF from the coding sequence GTGAAAGACATAATCTTAAAACCGATTGGCATTGTAAAGAACAACATCAAGGAACTGAGATTTGGGAATTTTGCAGACGAAGTTTCAGAAATAGCAATAGACAAGAAATTCACGGGCGCGCTAAAGGGCGTAGAAGAATACTCCCATATTATTGTTGTTTATTGGATGGACAAGGTTAAAAGCCATGTTATCGAGCATCAGCCGCAGGGCAACCCGAATGTGCCGATTGTCGGGATTTTTGCATGCAGATGCCCTGCAAGGCCGAATCCGATTGCAATTACAACAGTTAAGCTAGTGGAAGTTGATCATAAGAATAACAAAATTAAAGTAAAGGGTCTTGATATTCTAGACGGAACGCCTGTAATTGATATAAAGCCCTACTGGCCCCAGTATGATGAAGTTAAAGGCGCAAAAATTCCGCCATGGGTTTATAAGCTTAAATTTTAA